One Numenius arquata unplaced genomic scaffold, bNumArq3.hap1.1 HAP1_SCAFFOLD_1745, whole genome shotgun sequence genomic window, ccccccaccccttccccaggtaGGTACGGCCggagagcggggagggggggcgcctctttcctccccccccccccaaccccttcttgcttttttttttgggggggggctaaattttcatttttccttaatcccccccccccacctcctcctccttctccgcggccccccccctcccttttcctaTCACCACCGCGaccaccaccaacccccccccccccccaacccctcacccccccaccccagcgccCCCTCTCCGGGCCCAGCTCGTGAGAGCCTGGGGTTGGGGTGTCggggttgggggggttggggggggggtggggagggtgtcggggggggggggggggttgtccccCTTGGAGCCACTTTCTCCCTTTTCACGCCGACATCCCCCCAGAGGATGGTGAATGATGAACGTGCCACATCATGAAGCTCTTGTGGCAGGTAACtgtgcaccaccaccaccaccgtcaccaccaccaccaccaccaccaccaccaccaccaccgtcacCGCGCCGGCGGAGCTGCCCTGGTCTCCTACCTGACCCTCCACGCGTGGATTCTATACgtggccgccgcctcccccggacCCCAAAGCTGCCCCTCCGTCTGCTCCTGCAGTAACCAGTTCAGCAAGGTGGTCTGCACCCGGCGGGGCCTGGCCGAGGTGCCCCCCGGCATCCCCTCCAACACCCGTTATCTCAACCTCATGGAGAACAACATCCAGATGATCCAGGCGGACACCTTCCGGCACCTGCATCACCTGGAGGTCCTGCAGTTGGGCAGGAACGCCATCCGGCAGATCGAGGTGGGGGCTTTCAACGGCTTGGCCAGCCTCAACACCTTGGAGCTCTTCGACAACTGGTTGACCGTCATCCCCAGCGGGGCCTTCGAGTACCTCTCCAAGCTGCGGGAGCTGTGGTTGAGGAACAACCCCATCGAGAGCATCCCCTCCTACGCCTTCAACCGGGTGCCCTCCCTCATGCGCCTGGACCTGGGCGAGCTGAAGAAGCTGGAGTACATCTCCGAGGGGGCTTTCGAGGGGCTGTACAACCTCAAGTACCTCAACCTGGGGATGTGCAACATTAAGGACATGCCCAACCTGACGCCcttggtggggctggaggagctggagatgtCGGGCAATAACTTCCCCGAGATCAAACCCGGCTCCTTCCACGGGCTCAAGTCCCTCAAGAAGCTCTGGATTATGAACTCGCAGATCAACCTGATCGAGCGCAACGCCTTCGACGACCTGACGGCGCTGGTGGAGCTCAACCTGGCCCACAACAACCTCTCCTCCTTGCCCCACGACCTCTTCGCCCCCTTGCGCTACCTGGTGGAGCTCCACCTGCACCACAACCCTTGGGACTGCGACTGCGACATCCTCTGGCTCTCCTGGTGGTTGCGGGAGTACATCCCCACCAACTCCACCTGCTGCGGGCGCTGCCATGCCCCCCTCCACATGCGGGGCAGGTTCCTGGTGGAGGTGGACCAGACCTCCTTCCAGTGCTCGGCGCCCTTCATCATGGACGCCCCCATGGACCTCAACATCTCGGAGGGGCGGGTGGCCGAGCTCAAGTGTCGAACTCCTTCCATGTCCTCCGTTAGGTGGTTGTTGCCTAACGGGACGGTCCTGAGCCACGCCTCCAGCCACCCGCGCATCTCCGTCCTCAACGACGGCACCTTGAACTTCTCCCACGTCTTGTTGACGGACACCGGGGTCTACACCTGCATGGTGACCAACGTGGCGGGGAACTCCAACGCCTCGGCCTACCTCAACGTGAGCACGGCCGAGCTCAACACCTCCAACTACAGCTTCTTCACCACCGTCACGGTGGAGACCACCGAGATCTCGCCGGAGGACATCTCCCCCAAGTTCACCAAGCCCGTCCCCACCACCTCGACGGGCTACCAGCCGgcctacaccaccaccaccaccgtccTGGTCCAGACCACCCGGCCGCCCAAGCAGGTGGCCCTCCCCACCGCCGACTCGGGCGACAAGATGCAGACCAGCTTGGACGAGGTGATGAAGACCACCAAGAT contains:
- the LRRC4 gene encoding leucine-rich repeat-containing protein 4 translates to MKLLWQVTVHHHHHPALVSYLTLHAWILYVAAASPGPQSCPSVCSCSNQFSKVVCTRRGLAEVPPGIPSNTRYLNLMENNIQMIQADTFRHLHHLEVLQLGRNAIRQIEVGAFNGLASLNTLELFDNWLTVIPSGAFEYLSKLRELWLRNNPIESIPSYAFNRVPSLMRLDLGELKKLEYISEGAFEGLYNLKYLNLGMCNIKDMPNLTPLVGLEELEMSGNNFPEIKPGSFHGLKSLKKLWIMNSQINLIERNAFDDLTALVELNLAHNNLSSLPHDLFAPLRYLVELHLHHNPWDCDCDILWLSWWLREYIPTNSTCCGRCHAPLHMRGRFLVEVDQTSFQCSAPFIMDAPMDLNISEGRVAELKCRTPSMSSVRWLLPNGTVLSHASSHPRISVLNDGTLNFSHVLLTDTGVYTCMVTNVAGNSNASAYLNVSTAELNTSNYSFFTTVTVETTEISPEDISPKFTKPVPTTSTGYQPAYTTTTTVLVQTTRPPKQVALPTADSGDKMQTSLDEVMKTTKIIIGCFVAVTLLAAAMLIVFYKLRKRHQQRSTVTAARTVEIIQVDEDIPPAAATTAAAAGATTGPASGSGEGAVVLPAIHDHINYNTYKPPHGAHWTENSLGNSLHPPGTTLAEPYIIQTHTKDKVQETQI